A window of Arcobacter acticola genomic DNA:
AGCATCAACTTTAAGAGTTGGTCAAAAAGTTGATATCGTTAATATAAATAATGGAGAAAGATTTCAAACTTATGTAATTAAGGGAAAAGCTGGATCTAAAGAAATGTGCTTAAATGGAGCAGCCGCTAGAAAAGTTGCCATTGGTGATAAGATTATTGTTATTGCTTATGCTTCATATAGTGAAGCTGAACTTGAAAATTATAAACCAACTGTTGTTTTAGTTGATGAAAAGAATAATATTGATTTAATAACTCATGAACTTATAGGAAGTGATTATGTTTGATGGAATTGATTTAAAAAACTTAAATTTA
This region includes:
- the panD gene encoding aspartate 1-decarboxylase; its protein translation is MTFDMLYSKIHRATVTDANLNYVGSITIDEDLMKASTLRVGQKVDIVNINNGERFQTYVIKGKAGSKEMCLNGAAARKVAIGDKIIVIAYASYSEAELENYKPTVVLVDEKNNIDLITHELIGSDYV